In a genomic window of Hippoglossus stenolepis isolate QCI-W04-F060 chromosome 15, HSTE1.2, whole genome shotgun sequence:
- the cxxc5a gene encoding CXXC-type zinc finger protein 5 isoform X1, producing MTTRLSEGGRTEDLERGSCKQDSPVTERRNRSGILSEPLSKSLKNSRTLSQYRAVSSATTNGHRDNTESKRHSAKPPPPPQPQPTVSALTAAKLDRTLEQVLEGQNGLLHFAQAAALLKRAGMEHMLLPGGMGVGVGGGDAGSGASDLEGTSVTDAVGGPVDFPYGVGGGFPFNPGLFIMTPAGVFLADSALHMASLADYPAQSELASAINSGKKKRKRCGMCPPCRRRINCEQCSSCRNRKTGHQICKFRKCEELKKKPSAALEKVMLPTGAAFRWFQ from the coding sequence ATGACTACCAGGCTGTCGGAGGGGGGCCGGACAGAGGACCTGGAGCGAGGTAGCTGCAAGCAGGACTCTCCTGTTACTGAACGCAGGAACCGCAGTGGCATCCTCAGTGAGCCGCTCAGTAAGAGCCTTAAGAACTCCCGTACCCTCTCCCAGTACAGAGCAGTCTCTTCTGCCACCACCAATGGACACAGGGACAATACTGAGAGTAAGCGCCATTCGGCCAAGCCTCCGCCACCCCCGCAACCCCAGCCCACTGTCTCCGCACTCACAGCAGCCAAGTTGGACCGAACCCTAGAACAGGTTCTGGAGGGACAGAATGGCCTGCTGCACTTTGCCCAGGCAGCAGCACTGTTAAAGCGGGCCGGTATGGAGCACATGCTCCTGCCCGGGGGCATGGGAGTGGGAGTTGGCGGCGGAGATGCAGGCTCGGGGGCTAGCGACTTGGAGGGTACGTCTGTCACGGACGCCGTAGGTGGTCCTGTTGACTTCCCATATGGAGTAGGGGGTGGCTTCCCCTTCAACCCGGGGCTTTTCATCATGACGCCGGCTGGAGTGTTTCTGGCAGACAGCGCTCTACACATGGCCAGCCTGGCCGACTACCCAGCGCAGAGCGAGCTGGCCTCTGCTATCAACTCCGGTAAAAAGAAGCGAAAACGTTGCGGCATGTGCCCACCTTGCCGACGGCGGATAAACTGCGAGCAGTGCAGCAGCTGCCGGAATCGCAAAACAGGCCACCAGATCTGCAAGTTTCGCAAATGTGAGGAACTGAAGAAAAAACCATCTGCTGCTCTGGAG
- the cxxc5a gene encoding CXXC-type zinc finger protein 5 isoform X2 translates to MTTRLSEGGRTEDLERGSCKQDSPVTERRNRSGILSEPLSKSLKNSRTLSQYRAVSSATTNGHRDNTESKRHSAKPPPPPQPQPTVSALTAAKLDRTLEQVLEGQNGLLHFAQAAALLKRAGMEHMLLPGGMGVGVGGGDAGSGASDLEGTSVTDAVGGPVDFPYGVGGGFPFNPGLFIMTPAGVFLADSALHMASLADYPAQSELASAINSGKKKRKRCGMCPPCRRRINCEQCSSCRNRKTGHQICKFRKCEELKKKPSAALEVMLPTGAAFRWFQ, encoded by the coding sequence ATGACTACCAGGCTGTCGGAGGGGGGCCGGACAGAGGACCTGGAGCGAGGTAGCTGCAAGCAGGACTCTCCTGTTACTGAACGCAGGAACCGCAGTGGCATCCTCAGTGAGCCGCTCAGTAAGAGCCTTAAGAACTCCCGTACCCTCTCCCAGTACAGAGCAGTCTCTTCTGCCACCACCAATGGACACAGGGACAATACTGAGAGTAAGCGCCATTCGGCCAAGCCTCCGCCACCCCCGCAACCCCAGCCCACTGTCTCCGCACTCACAGCAGCCAAGTTGGACCGAACCCTAGAACAGGTTCTGGAGGGACAGAATGGCCTGCTGCACTTTGCCCAGGCAGCAGCACTGTTAAAGCGGGCCGGTATGGAGCACATGCTCCTGCCCGGGGGCATGGGAGTGGGAGTTGGCGGCGGAGATGCAGGCTCGGGGGCTAGCGACTTGGAGGGTACGTCTGTCACGGACGCCGTAGGTGGTCCTGTTGACTTCCCATATGGAGTAGGGGGTGGCTTCCCCTTCAACCCGGGGCTTTTCATCATGACGCCGGCTGGAGTGTTTCTGGCAGACAGCGCTCTACACATGGCCAGCCTGGCCGACTACCCAGCGCAGAGCGAGCTGGCCTCTGCTATCAACTCCGGTAAAAAGAAGCGAAAACGTTGCGGCATGTGCCCACCTTGCCGACGGCGGATAAACTGCGAGCAGTGCAGCAGCTGCCGGAATCGCAAAACAGGCCACCAGATCTGCAAGTTTCGCAAATGTGAGGAACTGAAGAAAAAACCATCTGCTGCTCTGGAG